A stretch of the Polluticoccus soli genome encodes the following:
- a CDS encoding dicarboxylate/amino acid:cation symporter has product MAEMTAKKGNRLTLYIIIALFAGIGLGFWLNGSYVKEENKIIAANEILVSKLQAQMKGVADTTNPAYIALAAQKKEASSAKSAALESRDKKLEPFSLLADIFIRLIKMIVAPLVFSTLVVGVAKLGDIQSVGRIGGKTLLWFFGASFISLLLGLMLVNLFQPGVAMKLPLPDVTADTGIKKTALTLKDFLYHVFPSSAIDAMAKNEILQIVVFSLFFGVATAAIGDKGQIVIKALDAIAHVILKVTGYVMNCAPLAVFGAMTAIIAKQGLGILTTYSIFIGEFYLGLLLLWLVLLLAGSLFIRGRIFTLMQRIKEPIMLAFSTSSSEAAFPKTMLELERFGCKDKIVSFVLPLGYSFNLDGSMMYMTFASLFIAQSYGIHLDFGTQMSMLMVLMLTSKGIAGVPRASLVVIAGTLATFNIPEAGLALLLGIDPLLDMGRSATNVVGNSVATVVVSKMEKSLEHPHT; this is encoded by the coding sequence ATGGCTGAAATGACCGCAAAAAAAGGCAACCGCCTTACTCTATATATTATTATCGCTCTTTTTGCTGGTATAGGTTTAGGTTTTTGGTTGAACGGCAGTTATGTGAAAGAAGAGAACAAGATCATTGCGGCTAACGAAATACTGGTTAGCAAATTACAAGCACAGATGAAGGGCGTGGCGGACACTACAAACCCTGCTTATATCGCACTGGCTGCTCAAAAGAAAGAAGCATCCTCGGCAAAGAGCGCGGCTCTTGAGTCGCGTGACAAGAAACTTGAGCCATTCTCTTTGCTTGCTGATATTTTTATACGCCTGATAAAAATGATCGTGGCACCACTGGTGTTTTCTACACTTGTAGTGGGTGTAGCCAAGTTAGGCGATATACAGTCAGTGGGACGCATTGGAGGTAAAACGCTCTTATGGTTCTTCGGGGCGTCATTTATCAGCTTATTGTTGGGCCTTATGCTGGTTAACCTTTTCCAGCCAGGTGTTGCGATGAAGTTGCCATTGCCAGATGTGACTGCAGATACAGGCATCAAGAAAACTGCACTTACGCTGAAAGATTTTCTCTACCATGTTTTCCCATCCAGTGCCATAGATGCCATGGCTAAGAATGAAATACTGCAGATCGTAGTGTTCTCTCTGTTCTTTGGCGTGGCTACTGCGGCAATTGGTGACAAAGGACAAATTGTAATTAAAGCCTTAGATGCAATAGCGCACGTCATATTAAAGGTAACTGGCTATGTGATGAATTGTGCACCGCTGGCTGTATTTGGAGCCATGACAGCTATAATTGCTAAGCAGGGTCTGGGTATTTTAACCACATATTCCATTTTCATTGGTGAGTTCTATCTCGGGTTGTTGTTATTATGGCTGGTGCTTTTATTGGCCGGTTCTTTGTTTATCAGGGGACGCATATTCACGCTTATGCAGCGTATTAAAGAGCCTATCATGCTTGCGTTTAGTACCAGCAGCAGCGAGGCCGCGTTCCCCAAGACCATGCTCGAACTGGAACGTTTTGGCTGTAAGGACAAGATCGTAAGTTTTGTGTTGCCGTTAGGTTATTCGTTCAACCTGGATGGTTCTATGATGTATATGACCTTTGCTTCGCTATTTATTGCGCAGTCATACGGCATACATCTTGATTTTGGTACGCAAATGAGTATGCTCATGGTCTTGATGCTTACCAGCAAGGGAATAGCTGGCGTTCCTAGAGCTTCACTAGTAGTTATTGCCGGTACTCTTGCTACTTTCAATATTCCCGAAGCCGGCCTTGCACTGTTGTTAGGTATCGACCCTCTCCTGGATATGGGCCGCAGCGCTACAAATGTTGTAGGTAATAGTGTGGCTACGGTGGTTGTTAGCAAAATGGAAAAATCGTTAGAACATCCACATACTTAG
- a CDS encoding serine hydrolase domain-containing protein — translation MLAISPTRSGLITLVVFFISYVPLCAQEMSESGKADESLLFRDKAITENWLRKKNIPAVGIGHIEDGKIKEITFYGQRSHGQDYPSNTIFNVASLTKPITTMVVLKLIDAGKWRLDEPIYKYWTDPDIASDQRSKKLTTRHILTHKTGFPNWRYKNADGKLAFEFEPGTKYQYSGEGFEYLRKALEKKFKKSLDQLAAELIFKPLGMHDTHLYWDETVDESRFAEWYKADGSKYETYKNKSANAADDLLTTVEDYSKFLIYVMNGAGINKDLFAEMQSTQTIKKPRQHFGLGWMIDEGVNGDEDAITHGGDDKGVHTVVFILPQSKKGLVIFTNCDQGTETYIPAVKYYLGAAGQQIIDIETK, via the coding sequence ATGTTAGCCATTTCCCCAACCCGCTCAGGGTTGATTACTCTTGTCGTGTTCTTCATTTCTTACGTGCCGCTTTGTGCACAGGAAATGTCAGAATCAGGCAAAGCTGATGAATCTCTATTGTTTCGGGATAAGGCCATAACTGAGAATTGGCTAAGAAAGAAGAATATACCTGCTGTAGGCATAGGACACATTGAAGACGGGAAGATCAAAGAAATCACCTTCTATGGCCAAAGGTCGCATGGGCAGGATTATCCATCCAATACCATCTTCAATGTAGCATCGCTCACTAAGCCAATCACTACGATGGTTGTGCTAAAGTTGATAGACGCCGGAAAATGGAGGCTCGACGAACCTATCTATAAATACTGGACGGATCCTGATATAGCCAGTGACCAACGAAGCAAAAAACTAACCACGCGCCACATTCTCACGCACAAAACAGGTTTTCCTAACTGGCGCTACAAAAATGCTGACGGCAAATTGGCGTTTGAATTTGAGCCGGGCACCAAGTATCAATATTCGGGTGAAGGCTTTGAATACTTGAGAAAAGCATTGGAAAAAAAGTTCAAAAAGTCGCTTGATCAGCTGGCCGCTGAGCTGATCTTTAAGCCATTGGGCATGCATGACACGCATCTTTACTGGGATGAAACGGTAGATGAGTCGCGATTTGCAGAATGGTATAAAGCCGACGGCAGCAAATACGAAACATACAAGAACAAATCCGCCAATGCAGCCGACGACCTATTAACAACAGTAGAAGATTACAGTAAGTTCTTAATTTATGTAATGAATGGCGCAGGCATTAATAAAGATCTGTTCGCGGAAATGCAGTCCACCCAGACTATTAAAAAGCCACGTCAACACTTTGGCCTGGGTTGGATGATCGATGAAGGAGTGAATGGCGATGAAGATGCCATTACCCATGGCGGCGATGACAAAGGCGTACACACCGTTGTCTTTATATTGCCCCAATCAAAAAAAGGCCTGGTCATTTTCACTAATTGCGATCAGGGAACGGAGACTTATATACCAGCGGTCAAATACTACCTGGGTGCCGCAGGGCAACAAATCATAGATATTGAGACCAAATAG
- a CDS encoding DedA family protein, which yields MHDFIEFFKELMNAEKLAALVMAYGGLYLVALIIFAETGLFVGFFLPGDSLLFVTGLMIANSHNPFDSGAMNLLYWITLITTAGIFGNSVGYWFGRKTGPLLFEKRDTLLFKRKHVLQAKEFYDRKGGGAIVLARFLPIVRTFAPIVAGVVKMDRKKFFFYNVVGSIAWVASMTLAGYFLGEFEWVKHNFEKIVIGLIVVTTAPVLFKMFFGKKKSPVQEVGEDVVEEVFTPSDKK from the coding sequence ATGCACGATTTCATAGAGTTTTTTAAGGAGTTGATGAACGCCGAAAAACTGGCGGCGCTGGTAATGGCATATGGGGGGTTATACCTTGTTGCCCTGATCATTTTTGCTGAGACCGGTTTGTTTGTGGGTTTTTTCCTGCCTGGCGACTCGCTGCTATTTGTTACCGGGTTAATGATTGCCAACTCTCATAACCCGTTCGACAGCGGAGCCATGAACCTGCTTTACTGGATAACTTTGATCACAACTGCGGGTATCTTTGGGAACTCTGTTGGGTATTGGTTTGGCCGAAAGACAGGTCCGTTGCTGTTTGAAAAGCGCGATACGCTTCTTTTTAAACGTAAGCACGTGTTGCAAGCAAAAGAGTTCTATGATAGAAAAGGTGGTGGTGCTATTGTCCTTGCCCGATTCCTGCCGATCGTGCGTACGTTTGCGCCTATCGTTGCAGGAGTAGTGAAAATGGACAGGAAAAAATTCTTCTTTTACAACGTTGTAGGTAGTATTGCCTGGGTAGCTAGTATGACGCTCGCCGGTTATTTTCTTGGCGAGTTCGAATGGGTAAAGCATAATTTCGAGAAGATTGTAATAGGGCTGATAGTAGTAACAACTGCTCCAGTTCTTTTCAAAATGTTCTTTGGGAAGAAAAAGTCTCCTGTTCAGGAAGTAGGTGAGGATGTAGTAGAGGAAGTCTTCACACCTTCTGATAAAAAATAA
- a CDS encoding helix-turn-helix transcriptional regulator, producing MNRIDRLFGILTILQSKKYVPAENIAERFNISVRTVYRDIKALCEQGIPVSFEQNRGYFIVQGYFLPPVSFSSEEANALLLMERMAAGFADKSIQTHYSSALSKVKAVLRGKEKEKLEFLNNNIKFQMHEKMRPDFEYLSLLQEAITSQTVVTLDYKNNNQEVSQRNIEPLGLVYYAFSWHLIGWCHLRTDYRDFKVQRILNLNSTTLPFSKADHITLDEYMKQLPVNY from the coding sequence ATGAACCGCATAGACAGGCTGTTTGGCATTCTTACCATACTGCAATCCAAAAAATATGTGCCTGCTGAGAACATTGCGGAGCGATTTAATATTAGCGTTCGTACCGTATATCGCGACATTAAGGCGCTTTGTGAACAGGGGATCCCGGTGAGCTTTGAGCAAAACAGGGGATATTTTATTGTGCAGGGTTATTTTCTTCCGCCCGTCTCTTTCAGTTCTGAAGAAGCTAATGCGCTCTTGTTGATGGAACGGATGGCGGCGGGGTTTGCAGATAAGTCCATACAAACGCACTATTCAAGCGCTCTCAGCAAAGTAAAGGCCGTACTTCGCGGGAAAGAAAAAGAAAAACTGGAATTCCTGAACAATAACATCAAATTCCAGATGCACGAAAAAATGCGCCCCGACTTTGAATACTTGTCATTGCTTCAGGAGGCGATCACATCGCAAACCGTTGTTACCCTCGATTATAAGAATAACAACCAGGAGGTCAGTCAACGGAACATTGAACCGCTTGGGCTTGTTTATTACGCATTCAGCTGGCACCTCATAGGTTGGTGTCACCTACGCACCGACTATAGAGACTTTAAAGTACAGCGCATTCTGAATCTCAATAGCACCACCCTTCCCTTCTCCAAAGCAGACCATATAACCCTGGACGAGTACATGAAACAGCTTCCGGTAAATTACTAG
- a CDS encoding polysaccharide deacetylase family protein yields the protein MLSRLIKYFILVLAGIVISLYFVSRSRTFQFFGNIISSVQTDKKIVALTFDDGPTKYTAEVLGILSQYNIKATFFLTGSEMTQHPELVKQITMAGHSIGNHSYSHQRMLLKSSSFLEEEVRSTDSIIHALGYTRPIYFRPPYCKKLFYLPYYLSKTGRTTVTWNIEPDSKPDIANNPRLIEEYVMTRIKPGAIILLHAMYENRTSAREALPGIIRGLKHRGYSFVTIDELLVNKQ from the coding sequence ATGCTAAGCAGGCTGATCAAATATTTCATACTTGTACTTGCAGGCATTGTCATATCACTTTACTTCGTAAGCAGGTCTCGCACTTTCCAGTTCTTTGGAAATATTATTAGCTCTGTGCAAACCGACAAAAAAATTGTGGCGCTCACCTTTGATGATGGTCCGACGAAATACACAGCAGAAGTTCTAGGCATACTGTCTCAATACAATATCAAGGCCACCTTCTTTCTTACTGGTAGTGAAATGACGCAACATCCGGAGCTTGTAAAACAGATTACCATGGCGGGCCACAGCATTGGTAATCATTCGTATTCTCATCAGAGGATGTTGCTTAAAAGCAGCTCTTTTCTTGAGGAGGAAGTCCGGTCAACGGACAGTATTATTCACGCCCTGGGATATACCAGGCCCATCTACTTCCGTCCGCCTTATTGCAAAAAACTGTTTTACCTGCCTTACTATTTAAGCAAGACTGGTCGCACTACTGTAACCTGGAATATCGAACCTGATTCGAAGCCGGATATTGCAAACAACCCGCGCCTGATCGAAGAATACGTGATGACCCGCATCAAACCCGGCGCTATCATATTACTTCATGCTATGTATGAAAACAGGACCTCAGCCAGGGAAGCACTTCCAGGTATTATTCGGGGCTTAAAACACCGAGGATATTCGTTTGTCACAATCGACGAGTTGCTAGTCAATAAACAATAG
- the era gene encoding GTPase Era, translating to MSEQYQSGFVNIFGAPNAGKSTLLNALLGENLVITSHKVQTTRHRILGIMTEDNYQIVFSDTPGIIEPKYKLHEKMMRHVKSALEDADVAILMHDINEPLADFEAIVQTLKLKVPVILLLNKIDTIKDKQQVEVRVKAFKEKFPNWDVLPVSAKSKTNIDKVVPLILKSLPEAPPYYPEDSVSDRPVRFFVSELIRQQIFNMYHEEIPYHTAVIIQSFEEKPHINVIKAEIIVARETQKVILIGKGGSLIKNLGIKSREAIEEFLQKKVHLELFVKVRPKWRDNENYLREYGYNS from the coding sequence ATGTCTGAACAATATCAATCGGGTTTCGTTAATATATTCGGTGCACCCAATGCAGGAAAATCTACATTGCTCAATGCATTGCTGGGTGAAAACCTCGTGATCACCTCACACAAGGTGCAAACCACACGTCACCGCATACTGGGTATCATGACGGAAGACAATTACCAGATCGTTTTTTCGGATACGCCTGGTATCATCGAGCCCAAATACAAGCTGCATGAAAAAATGATGCGCCATGTAAAAAGTGCGCTGGAAGATGCAGACGTGGCGATATTAATGCATGACATCAATGAACCATTGGCTGATTTTGAGGCCATCGTGCAGACATTGAAACTCAAAGTGCCCGTTATTCTGCTGCTTAATAAAATAGATACTATTAAAGATAAGCAGCAGGTAGAAGTGCGGGTAAAAGCCTTTAAAGAAAAATTTCCTAACTGGGATGTATTGCCGGTATCTGCTAAATCAAAAACAAATATTGACAAAGTTGTTCCGTTAATACTCAAGTCGCTGCCTGAAGCGCCACCTTACTATCCTGAAGATAGTGTGTCGGACAGGCCAGTTCGCTTTTTTGTAAGTGAACTGATTCGGCAGCAGATCTTCAATATGTATCACGAGGAGATACCTTATCACACTGCTGTTATCATCCAGTCGTTTGAAGAGAAACCGCATATTAATGTGATCAAGGCAGAGATCATTGTAGCCCGTGAAACGCAAAAGGTTATTCTAATAGGTAAAGGCGGGAGCCTTATAAAGAACCTCGGCATCAAATCGCGGGAGGCGATTGAAGAGTTCTTGCAAAAGAAGGTGCACCTGGAACTCTTTGTGAAAGTACGCCCCAAGTGGAGAGATAATGAAAACTACCTGAGGGAGTATGGATATAATTCCTGA
- a CDS encoding DinB family protein: protein MSTIQTFLKEFTQEAETTRKMLSIVPNDKYDWKPHAKSMTIRSLATHIAELPSWITMTVTTDGLDFAENPYSPVSINSTNELMQYFEKEWQGGKEHLEKTNEDILKKTWVLRNGDQVYSSSSKAEVIRMTYCQIVHHRAQLGVYLRLLDIPIPGSYGPSADEMGL from the coding sequence ATGTCAACCATCCAAACTTTCCTGAAAGAATTTACCCAGGAAGCCGAAACCACGCGCAAAATGCTTTCCATCGTGCCCAACGACAAATACGACTGGAAACCACATGCTAAGAGCATGACCATTCGCAGCCTCGCAACCCATATTGCAGAACTACCATCATGGATCACCATGACTGTAACAACTGACGGGCTGGACTTTGCCGAAAACCCATATTCGCCTGTATCCATCAACAGTACCAACGAACTGATGCAATACTTCGAAAAAGAATGGCAAGGCGGCAAAGAGCATCTCGAAAAAACCAACGAGGACATTTTGAAAAAAACATGGGTACTTCGTAATGGCGACCAGGTTTATAGCTCCAGCTCCAAGGCAGAGGTCATTCGCATGACGTATTGCCAGATCGTCCATCACAGGGCACAACTGGGCGTTTATCTCCGCTTATTAGACATTCCTATTCCAGGCAGCTACGGACCAAGTGCAGATGAAATGGGTCTTTAA
- a CDS encoding 1-aminocyclopropane-1-carboxylate deaminase/D-cysteine desulfhydrase, whose translation MDIIPDPRIQVLQPEWFFPYVQEVAMLRLDEVHPIVSGNKWFKLKRNITHAIQQGCETILTFGGGYSNHLVATAAAAKEFGLKSVGVVRGVYEQLTPTLVACQGFDMLIEFVSQDEYDRKDDETWLKQLTEKYEKVFVVPEGGANDWGREGAAEIAGFIPSGYTHVCVSVGTGTTLEGIRKALSTEVEVFGYVPMKGGTYLTDEISKHVPSNANWLLFDEWHFGGFGKRTDGLISFMNEFYSINHIPLDMVYTAKMMYGVQAQMKAGVFPPDASILCIHTGGLQGNSSIAERLVY comes from the coding sequence ATGGATATAATTCCTGATCCGCGCATACAAGTTTTACAACCCGAATGGTTCTTTCCTTATGTACAGGAAGTAGCCATGTTGCGATTGGACGAAGTGCACCCAATAGTGTCCGGTAACAAGTGGTTTAAGCTCAAACGCAATATTACTCATGCTATTCAACAGGGCTGCGAGACAATACTGACATTCGGAGGGGGATATTCTAATCACCTTGTTGCTACAGCCGCTGCCGCAAAAGAATTTGGGTTAAAAAGTGTAGGAGTCGTTCGTGGAGTGTACGAACAATTGACACCGACGCTTGTAGCCTGCCAAGGATTCGACATGCTGATCGAATTTGTTTCGCAGGACGAGTATGATCGGAAAGATGACGAGACCTGGCTGAAACAATTGACAGAGAAATATGAAAAAGTATTTGTTGTTCCTGAAGGTGGCGCCAATGACTGGGGCAGGGAAGGAGCTGCGGAAATAGCGGGTTTTATCCCATCGGGCTATACTCATGTATGTGTGTCTGTAGGTACTGGTACCACGCTGGAAGGTATTAGAAAAGCACTATCTACAGAAGTAGAGGTCTTTGGCTATGTGCCTATGAAAGGAGGCACTTACCTGACTGATGAAATTTCCAAACACGTTCCTTCAAATGCTAACTGGCTACTTTTTGATGAATGGCATTTTGGTGGGTTTGGAAAACGCACTGACGGACTTATTTCTTTTATGAATGAGTTCTATTCAATAAACCACATCCCATTGGATATGGTCTACACAGCAAAAATGATGTATGGTGTGCAAGCTCAAATGAAAGCAGGCGTTTTTCCTCCCGACGCCAGCATTTTATGCATACATACGGGTGGGCTGCAAGGCAACTCAAGTATTGCTGAAAGGCTTGTATACTAA
- a CDS encoding helix-turn-helix domain-containing protein → MENQDLIKKTGTDSTTVQQLFFQHIKSNLPAHMSLAEEIATILDISNDSAYRRIRGEKPITIDEMQKLSSHYHLSVDQILNINSNSIVFTGNNITPGNFDFELYLRSMLESFKMIAATGQKKMYYEAKDMPIFYHFQFNELASFKYFFWMKTVLSDPRYAKVQYEDNELGDVLLKWGKEIIKTYNSIPSVEIWTEESVNATLHQLEYYTYTGVFTKKENIELLYSQFEKVIDHIKEQAEAGEKYLIGEKPAGRNNYQLYFNEVFLGHNCILVETDGILTTFVNHGTLNYITTRDKNFCEYSKASIENTIRKSLLISQVSEKERNRFFNIVKDKISKSKEKTLGA, encoded by the coding sequence GTGGAAAATCAAGATCTCATAAAAAAAACGGGTACTGACAGCACAACTGTTCAGCAACTTTTCTTTCAGCATATCAAGTCTAACCTGCCGGCACATATGTCTCTTGCAGAAGAAATAGCGACAATACTGGATATCAGCAACGATAGTGCTTACAGGCGCATAAGAGGAGAAAAGCCCATCACGATCGATGAGATGCAAAAGCTTTCCAGCCATTACCACCTGTCGGTAGACCAGATCCTGAACATTAACTCAAATAGCATCGTTTTTACTGGAAACAATATTACTCCGGGCAATTTCGACTTTGAATTATACCTCCGGAGTATGCTGGAGAGCTTTAAAATGATAGCAGCTACCGGACAAAAGAAGATGTACTACGAGGCCAAAGACATGCCTATATTCTATCATTTCCAGTTCAACGAGCTTGCTTCGTTTAAATACTTCTTCTGGATGAAGACAGTACTGTCTGATCCCAGGTACGCAAAAGTGCAGTATGAAGACAATGAACTAGGAGATGTATTATTGAAATGGGGTAAAGAGATCATCAAAACATACAATAGCATTCCATCTGTAGAGATCTGGACAGAAGAGAGTGTTAATGCTACACTTCACCAGTTGGAGTATTATACCTATACGGGCGTTTTCACGAAGAAGGAAAATATAGAGTTGCTGTACTCTCAGTTTGAAAAAGTAATAGATCATATAAAAGAACAAGCTGAAGCCGGAGAAAAATACCTCATAGGAGAAAAGCCTGCCGGGCGCAACAATTACCAGCTATACTTCAACGAGGTCTTCCTTGGTCATAACTGTATCCTTGTAGAAACTGACGGGATACTTACAACTTTTGTGAACCATGGTACACTAAACTACATAACCACGCGCGACAAAAACTTCTGTGAATACTCGAAGGCGTCTATCGAGAATACCATACGAAAATCGTTATTGATAAGCCAGGTG
- a CDS encoding NlpC/P60 family protein, whose amino-acid sequence MRYLTTVCTCASLTAFLMLASCTGSKQAGYSWHRKPQFIDSISLGGNYNSTVNTTVAKNNYKYDRWSNTYGNKGNNFTPKKYDPSVTNVLQVKYSDLLSVVPQAITNFPLYSFIDEWYGVRYRLGGNDKSGIDCSAFVQKLYENVFGMNLLRTAFEQFNSCTMAYEACELKEGDLVFFYTTTYTRRKGHVRATGRRISHVGVYLANDKFVHASTTQGVTISSLKESYWAHKFAGGGQIPKG is encoded by the coding sequence ATGAGATATTTGACGACTGTATGCACATGTGCATCTCTTACGGCCTTTTTAATGCTTGCCAGCTGCACAGGTAGCAAGCAAGCTGGCTATAGCTGGCACCGCAAGCCACAATTCATAGATAGCATTTCGCTCGGCGGTAACTATAATAGTACCGTAAATACTACCGTAGCCAAAAACAATTATAAATACGACAGGTGGTCAAACACTTACGGAAACAAAGGCAACAACTTTACTCCTAAAAAATATGACCCCTCTGTTACGAATGTTTTGCAGGTAAAATACTCAGATCTGCTAAGTGTAGTTCCGCAGGCTATTACCAATTTTCCTTTATATAGCTTTATTGATGAATGGTATGGTGTTCGTTACCGCTTAGGAGGCAATGACAAAAGCGGCATCGATTGCTCTGCGTTCGTACAGAAGCTCTATGAAAACGTATTTGGTATGAATCTATTACGTACGGCATTTGAGCAGTTCAACTCCTGCACGATGGCCTACGAAGCTTGCGAGCTGAAAGAAGGAGACCTGGTATTCTTTTACACCACGACATATACCCGCCGCAAAGGGCATGTTCGCGCAACAGGACGACGTATCTCACACGTAGGAGTATACCTGGCTAACGACAAGTTTGTTCATGCTTCTACTACTCAGGGCGTCACCATTAGCAGCCTGAAAGAAAGCTATTGGGCACATAAATTTGCCGGTGGCGGACAGATACCTAAAGGTTAG
- a CDS encoding MFS transporter, which produces MDQNRQVSLFSIPVLVAALGYFVDIYDLLLFSIVRIKSLKDLGLADAQITTDGLEIINNQMYGLLIGGILWGVMGDKKGRLSVLFGSILLYSLANIANGFVQTVDQYGWCRFVAGIGLAGELGAGITLVSELIPKEKRGIATSMVAGVGLTGAVAAYFIAQNFDWRVCYYIGGGLGLALLMLRISVFESGMYKSIEDKAISKGNFLMFFSNGRRFKKYALSILVGLPTWYVIGILVTFSKEFGKLFNINEEVKPGLGIMYAYAAISIGDILIGLLSQALRSRKKALYIFYAITALGILLFFTQDGGSASRMYFICALLGFGTGFWAIFVTMAAEHFGTNLRATAATTVPNMVRGALPLIVHLFTSLQPSFGFVNAGAITGVIVMVISVVAALLTEETFGKDLNFLEE; this is translated from the coding sequence ATGGACCAAAACAGGCAAGTATCTTTATTTAGTATCCCGGTGCTGGTAGCTGCACTGGGATATTTTGTTGATATATACGATCTGCTTCTATTTAGCATCGTACGTATCAAAAGTCTGAAGGATTTGGGATTGGCAGATGCCCAGATCACCACCGATGGCCTTGAGATCATCAACAACCAGATGTATGGCCTGCTGATAGGTGGAATACTTTGGGGCGTGATGGGTGATAAAAAAGGAAGGCTTAGTGTGCTGTTCGGTTCTATACTGCTGTATTCACTTGCTAATATTGCCAATGGTTTTGTTCAAACTGTAGATCAGTATGGATGGTGTCGTTTTGTAGCGGGCATAGGCTTGGCTGGTGAGCTCGGTGCCGGCATCACATTGGTTAGCGAGCTGATACCAAAGGAAAAAAGGGGAATCGCTACATCTATGGTGGCAGGTGTGGGCTTAACAGGCGCGGTCGCGGCATATTTCATTGCGCAAAATTTTGATTGGCGGGTTTGTTACTACATAGGCGGTGGTTTGGGACTTGCATTGCTGATGTTGCGCATCAGCGTATTTGAATCCGGTATGTATAAGAGCATAGAGGATAAAGCGATCTCAAAAGGTAACTTCCTAATGTTCTTTTCCAATGGACGTCGGTTTAAAAAATACGCTTTAAGTATCCTGGTGGGTCTTCCAACATGGTATGTTATTGGCATTCTTGTTACGTTCTCGAAAGAGTTTGGTAAGCTGTTCAATATTAATGAAGAGGTGAAACCAGGCTTGGGTATCATGTATGCATATGCGGCGATATCAATAGGTGATATTCTTATCGGTTTGCTCAGCCAGGCATTGCGTAGTAGAAAGAAAGCTCTGTATATTTTTTACGCCATCACGGCTTTGGGCATATTACTTTTCTTTACGCAGGACGGAGGTTCAGCCAGCCGGATGTATTTTATTTGTGCTTTGCTAGGGTTCGGTACTGGTTTCTGGGCAATATTCGTAACAATGGCCGCAGAACATTTTGGTACCAACCTGCGGGCAACGGCGGCGACTACCGTGCCCAACATGGTGCGCGGAGCATTGCCATTAATAGTTCACTTGTTTACATCTTTGCAACCGTCTTTTGGTTTTGTAAATGCGGGAGCCATAACGGGTGTTATCGTGATGGTTATAAGTGTGGTAGCAGCCTTGCTGACCGAAGAAACATTTGGAAAGGACCTGAACTTCCTGGAGGAATAA